In Pseudomonas sp. Q1-7, the genomic window CTGGTGCGCAACTCGTCCACCAGTTGCTTCTCCAGCGCCGCCATCCCCAGCCAGACCTCGCCCGTGGCGATTTCGGCCATGTTCAACTGCGGGCGGTAGCGGCTGACGAAACCCTTGAACAGCTCATGGGTGGTTTCCAGGTCTTCCTGGAACTTCTGCCGGCCCTTGTCGGTGTTTTCACCGAAGACGGTGAGGGTGCGCTTGTACTCCCCGGCGGTGAGCACTTCGAAATCGATATCGTGCTTCTTCAGCAGGCGATGCACGTTGGGCAACTGCGCCACGACACCAATGGAGCCAATGATGGAGAACGGTGCGGCAAGGATCTTCTGGCCGATGCACGCCATCATGTAGCCACCGCTGGCCGCTACCTTGTCCACACACACGGTAAGCGGGATGCCGGCATCGCGGATACGCGCCAACTGCGAGGACGCCAGGCCATAGCTGTGCACCATGCCGCCACCACTTTCCAGGCGAACGACCACTTCGTCCTTGTCGGTGGCCATGGACAGCAGCGCGGTCACCTCATGGCGCAGGTGGTCGGTGGCCGACGCCTTGATGTCGCCATCGAAGTCCAGCACGAAGACCCGCGGCTTCTGCTCGGCGGACTTCTTCAGTTGCTTCGCCGCCTTGGCCTCGGCCTTGCGTGCCGCCTTCAGGTGCGCCTTGTCCAGCACCGAGTGTTCCAGGCGCTCGCGCAGGTCCTTGTAGAAATCGTTGAGCTTGCGCACATCCAGATGACCACTGGCCACGCGCCGGTTGCGGCCACGCAGGGCGGCGATGGCCACCAGCACCACCAGTATCGCCACCAGCACGGTCACGGTCCTGGCCAGGAAGCCTGCATACTCGGCAATGAACTCCACGTGTATCCCCCTTGTTGCTGCGACTGGCACCGGCCTTTCGGCGGCGCGAAAAGCAGCAAGCATAACGGCGTCCCCCCCGCCTCGCCAGCGAGCGGAAACGTCTGCATAAACAGTGGAAATGCATTCAAACAAGCGTATGTTTTTTCGTTGACAGGCCTCTGGCTTCCTCATACCCTCGCGGGACTTTCAACCTCACGGGACGCCAGTACGTGGGCAGCATCTACCTGATTCGACATGGCCAGGCCTCCTTCGGCGCCGATGACTACGATGTGCTCTCGCCCGTCGGCATCCGCCAGGCCGAGGTACTGGGCGCCCACCTTGCCCAACTGGGGGTGCGCCTGGATCGCTGCTACAGCGGCGACCTGCGCCGTCAGCAGCACACCGCGCAAGCCGCCCTGGCCCAACTCGACGCGGGCGGTTTCGGCGCCCCGGCGATCCAGGTCGACCCGGCCTTCAACGAGTTCGACGCCGACGCGGTGATCCGCGCCCTGCTCCCCGACCTGCTTCCGGAAGAACCCGAAGCCCTTCACGTCCTGCGCAACGCCGCACAGCACCGCGCCGAGTTCCAGAGATTGTTCTCCACGCTGGTGCTGCGCTGGGTGTCCGGTGAGCACGACAAACCCGGTCTGCAGAGCTGGCAGTCCTTCGTCGAACAGGTCCGAGGCGGCCTCGAGCGCATCCTGGCCGAAGCCGACAGCAAGCAGAACATCGCCGTCTTCACGTCCGGCGGCACCATCACCGCCCTGCTCCACCTGGTCGCCGGCATCCCCGCTGCAAACGCCTTCGACCTCAACTGGCAGATCGTCAACACCTCGCTCAACCGCCTGAAGTTCCGTGGCAGCGAGGTGACCCTGGCTTCCTTCAACAGTCATGTGCATCTGGAACTGCTGAAGGCGCCGGAGCTCATCACCTACCGCTGAGCCCGGCCTACTGCGGCCGGAATGGCCGCCGGATAAAACCCTAGAAAAAGGAAAACACCATGACCAACGTTGCTGACATCGTCAAAACCATGCAGTCCAAGTTCAACGCCGGTGCCGCCGCTGGCCTGGACCTGGTATTCCAGTTCAACATCGAAGACGGCGACAACCACTACCTGGTGGTCAAGGACGGCACCTGCGACGTGCAGCAAGGCGACGCCGAGAACCCGAACGTCACCCTGATCATGGACAGCGCTACCCTGGTGGGCATCGTGAGCGGCGAAACCGACGGCATGCAGGCCTTCATGGCCGGCAAGCTGCGCGCCGAAGGCGACATGATGCTGGCCATGAAGCTCGGCGAGCTGTTCCCGGTCTAAGCTTCACCGGCCGAGCCATGTACGAAGAACCGGAGTCGACCGACTCCGGTTTTTTTTCGCCCGGCCCACCATCAGGCGGCGAATCAGGCCGCTTGATTGTGTTGCAACACCTTTGTCTATAACGGCTCGTTCAGCTTGTGACGCCCTCGGGGCGGCATTAGATTAGCGAATAGTCTCGGGCCCCCATCATAAATAGAAGGGATAAGCATGGCGCTCACTGATCAGTCCACCCGCATCCGCGAAGGCGAAGAGCTCGACGCCGCCGTTATCGATCGCTACCTCAAGGCCACTATTCCCGGCCTCACCGGCACGCCCCGCATCAGCCAGTTCCCTGGCGGCGCGTCCAACCTGACCTACCTGCTGGAATACCCCGACCAGGAGTTCGTCCTGCGCCGCCCGCCCTTCGGGCGCAAGGTCAAATCGGCCCACGACATGGGCCGCGAGTTCCGTATCCTCAACCAGCTCAACGCCGGCTTCCCCTACTGCCCGAAGGCCTATGTGCACTGCACCGACGAGTCAGTGATCGGCGCCGAGTTCTACGTGATGGAGCGGGTCAAGGGGGTGATCCTGCGCGCCGACCTGCCGGCCGACATGACCCTCGACGAGGGCCAGGCCCGCGAGCTGTGCCTGAGCTTCATCGACAAGCTGGTGGACCTGCATAACGTCGACTACAACGCCTGCGGCCTGGGTGACCTGGGCAAGCCGGAAGGCTATGTGCAGCGTCAGATCGCCGGCTGGAGCGACCGCTACGAGAAGGCCCTGACTCCCGACGCGCCGACCTGGGAGCCGGTCAAGGCCTGGCTGCGCGACAAGATGCCCGCCGACCACCACAAGCCGGCCATCGTCCACAACGACTACCGCTTCGACAACGTCATCCTCGACCCGGCCAATCCGCTGAAAATCATCGGCGTGCTGGACTGGGAACTGACCACCATCGGCGACCCGCTGATGGACCTGGGCAACACCCTCGCCTACTGGATCGAAGCCAAGGACCCGGCACCCGTGCAACTGATGCGCCGCCAGCCCAGTCACCTGCCGGGCATGCTGACCCGCCGCGAATTCGCCGACTACTACGCCGAGCGCGCCGGCCTGCCGCCCATCGACAACCTGGACTTCTATTACACCTACGGCCTGTTCCGCCTGGCCGGCATCGTGCAGCAAATCTACTACCGCTACTTCCATGGCCAGACCCAGGACAAGCGCTTCGCACAGTTCATCCACATGAACAAGCTGCTGGAGCAGATGAGCCTGCAGGTCATCAACCAATCACGGCTGTAAACCGGATCACAACAAGGGGAATCCCATGTCCAAGACCAACCTGTTCGACCTCGACGGCAAGATCGCCTTCGTTTCCGGCGCCAGCCGCGGCATCGGCGAAGCCATCGCCAAGCTGCTGGCCCAGCAAGGCGCCCATGTGATCGTGTCCAGCCGCAAGATCGAAGGCTGTCAGGCCGTGGCCGACGCCATCATCGCGGATGGCGGCAAGGCCACCGCCATCGCCTGCCACATCGGCGAGATGGAACAGATCCAGAGCGTGTTCGCCCAGATCCGCGAGCAGTTCGGCCGTTTGGACATCCTGGTCAACAACGCCGCCACCAACCCGCAGTTCTGCAACGTCCTGGAAACCGATCTGTCGGCCTTCCAGAAAACCGTGGACGTCAACATTCGCGGCTACTACTTCATGTCCGTCGAAGGCGGCAAGCTGATGAAGCAGAACGGCGGCGGCAACATCATCAACGTCGCGTCCATCAACGGCGTTTCCCCGGGCGAATTCCAGGGCATCTACTCCGTGACCAAGGCCGCGGTGATCAGCATGACCAAGGTCTTCGCCAAGGAATGCGCGCAGTTCGGCATCCGCTGCAACGCCCTGCTGCCAGGCCTGACCGACACCAAGTTCGCCTCGGCCCTGGTGAAGAACGACGCCATCCGCAACATCGCCCTGCAGCGCATCCCGCTCAAGCGCGTGGCCGACCCGAGCGAAATGGCCGGTGCCGTGCTCTACCTCGCCAGCGACGCCTCCAGCTATACAACCGGCGTGGCATTGAACGTGGACGGCGGCTTCCTCTCCTGAGCATCGCCGCCCAATGAAAAGGGAGCCTTTGGGCTCCCTTTTTAGTTTCTGTGGGAGCGGATTCATTCGCGAATGAATCTCCCACAAAGCGACGTGCTGGAATCAGCGCCAATCCTTGAGGGATTCCTTGGCCAACTGGTTCAACGGTTGCGCCAACAGGCCGGTGGGCGACAGGCTCACCGAGTAGGCTGCGCCATCGGCCATGGGCAGGTAAGTCACGCGCTGCGCCTCGGGCGCGAAGAGGAAGAAGTCGCGCTGGGCCAGCCGCAGCCAGCGCCAGAGATCGACACCATAGGGGCTTGCCGCCAGTTGCGCGCTGGGATGCTGGGCAAGGGCCTGCTGCTCGATGGCCAGGAAGCGGCCGGAAAGACGCTCCAGGCGATAGCCCGGCTGCAGGCCAAGCAGCTCGCCGAGCCCCTTCCACCTGAACAGCCGCGCATCCAGCTGCCAGAGATCGCCATCCAGCAACACCACGCGCTCGCTGCCACCCTCCAGCAGGGTCACCTGATAGCTCTGCGGACCAACGGACTTGAAGCTCAGGGTCACCAGCGGCTTCTCTTCCGGTAGTTCGCCGTAGCTCCACAGGTCCCGGGCCACCAACGCCACCAGCAGCGCCAGGGCGAGGAACACCAGGCCGCAGGTGCCCCGCAGCCAGCCGAGAAACCAACTGCGATCGAAGAGGATGCGTCCCGCCACCACCGCGATCAGCAATGCCAGCAGGGCGGTCGCCCAGGCCAGACCGTCATACTGCATGGAGCCCATTCCTTATGCGTGAAAATGCCGGCATTATGCGCAACTCCCCCCGCCGCAGCCACAAGCCACGCGGCAGTTGTAGACACGGACCTCGTTTTCCATGCCGATCCCCTTCGAGCTGGCGGTCGATCCCGCCACCCTGGCCATTCTGGCCGCCGTTGCCTTTCTCGCCGGATTCATCGACGCCATCGCCGGCGGTGGTGGCCTGCTGACCATCCCCGCCCTGCTCACCGCCGGCCTGCCGCCGCATCTGGTGCTGGGCACCAACAAACTGTGCGCGACCTTCGGCTCGGCCACCGCCAGCTACACCTTCTACCGGCGCAAGCTGTTCGAGCCGTCGAAATGGCGCAATGCGCTGATCGCCACCGCCGTAGGCGCGGCCCTGGGCGCGGTGATCGCCCACTGGCTGCCGGCGGAGTGGCTCAACCAGATGCTGCCGGTGGTGGTCTTCGGTTGCGGCCTGTACCTGCTGTTCGGCAAGACGCCGGACGTGGCCCACAGCCAGGACGCCCCGATCTCCCGTGGCCGCCAGTGGCCGCAAGGGCTGGGCCTGGGCTTCTACGACGGAGTCGCCGGTCCCGGCACCGGGGCCTTCTGGACCGTCAGCGGCCTCCTCCTCTACCCCCTGGACCTGGTGCGTGCCAGCGGCGTCGCCCGCAGCATGAACTTCGTCAGCAACGCCATGGCCCTGGCGGTGTTCATCGCCGCCGGCCAGGTGGCCTGGGCCCTGGGCATCAGCATGGGGCTGGCATTGATGGCCGGCGCCTTCCTCGGCGCGCGCACGGCCATCCAGGGCGGGGCCAAGTTCATCCGCCCGGTGTTCATCCTGGTGGTGCTGGCGCTGACCGCGCGCCTAGTCTGGCAACACTGGATCGGCTAGGCCGAGGCGGCGTGCCACGTAGAGGTCGATGAGGTAGCGCGCGATGGAGCGCTGCGCCGGCAAGGGCGGCAGCGCATCCACCGGGAACCAGCGGGCGTCTTCGATCTCGCCCGGCTGGGGGACGATGTCTCCGCTGCGGTATTCGGCATGGAAACCGAGCATCAGGGAGTGCGGGAACGGCCAGTTCTGGCTGGCGATGTACTGAATGTTGCCGATCTCCACGCCCACCTCTTCCCGCACTTCGCGGGCGACGCAGGCTTCCACCGACTCGCCCGGTTCGACGAAACCCGCCAGGGTGCTGTAGACGCCACTGACGAAGCGCGGCGAACGCGCCAGCAGCAACTCATCGCCACGGCTGACCAGCACGATCATGCTCGGCGACAGCCTTGGGTAGTGGTGGACGTCGCAGCTCGGGCACCGCATAGCGCGCTCGCCGGGTACGGGTTCCATACGCTGGCCGCAGCTGCCGCAGAAGCGATGCTGGTCGGCCCAGGTGCCGATCTGGCTGGCGTAGCCCAGCATGCGGAAGATGTCCGCGTCACCCTGCAGCATTACCTGGCGCAATCCCTGCCAGCAGCAGCCCGCTACCTCGGCCGGCTGGGCCAGCTCCAGTAGGTAGATGGCGTCGCCATCGAAACGGCCGATGCCATGTTCGGCCAGCAGCGGCAGCTCCTGGCGCTTCAGCCACTCCCGCGGGAAGAGCACGCCGTTGCTGTCGGCGAGGAATTGCTGGCGGCAATGGGCCACGGCCCAGCCGCCAGGCGTGGCGACATCCAGCAGGCCGGGCTGCCAGCGTGGGCCAGCCATCTCAGGCCGCCACCGGCAGGCCGAGGGCCCGTACGCTATTGGCCGCCAGGTCGAGCACGTCGGTCTGGAAGCCGCGCCGCAGGCCGGCACCGCCTTCGAGGTAGTACTCGAGGCTGGTCAGGGCATCCGCCAGGGTCTCCAGCATCTGTTCCGAGGGCATCAGGGACGTTTCCAGCATCTGCTGCTGGATGTACTCGCCACAGGCACCGACAAGGCCCGCAGCGCGTTCCTGGCCAAGGAACCAAAGCCCGCCACGGACGGCCTGCAGGCTCACCGGCACGTTGGCCAGGTGCAGCTTGTCACCGTTGGACTCCAGGTAGGCGGTGATGGCGCGCTTGGCCAGGGCCAGGCCCGCCTGGGCTTCGTCCAGCACCACGATGCGCGCCTCGGCCAACTGGTGATTGGCGAAGGACTCCGCCTCGTGCCCCGGCTCGGCCGCCTGCCGCGCGCCACGGCGTGCGCCGCTGTCGAGACCGGCCACCATGCTTTCCACATAAAGCACTGCATCGGCGAGCCTGAGCAACTCGCCAGCCTCCACCGGCGCGGCGGCGCTCCACGCGGCCACCATCGGCAGCTGCGCCTGCAGGGCGTTGCCCGGGGAATTCAGGCCGACCATGACCAGGGTCTTGGCCAGTTTGCCCAGCAGGCTGCAGAGATTCTCGTAGGACTCAGTGGGCGCCGTCCCCCGCTCGATCAAGTCGATCAGGTCCTTGACGCCGTTCAGCTCTTCGAAAATCGCCGAAGACAGCGAGCGCATCACCGCCTGCCCGGGACCGGACAGGCGCTGGTACTCCTGCTCCAGCAGTTGGTCGGTGAAGGGCAGCGCGGTCATGCCGAAGACTTCGCGCACCTCGCGCGAACGCGCGCCCCGGCTATCGGCCAGCGCCACCAGGTAGAGGAGCTCCTTCTGCAGGCTACGCGGCGCCTCGTAGGCGGCGTTGGCCAGCAGCAACTTGAGTTCGCGGTCCAGGCGCGAGAACAGTTGCTTGCGCGACTTGCGCGCCAACAGTTGACCGTCCAGCTGCGACTCGATGGCCGCAGCGCCGATCCAGCACAGGCGGCCGCGGGGCTGCCCGGCGAACAGCCGCTCGAGTCCGCCCAGGGCGCGCTCCATCGTGCGCAGGGCGCTGGGCACCTTCTGCCCGCGCAGGAAACCGAGCAGGCCCTGCTGGTAGGCCTGGCGGAAACGCCGGGCCAGGGCATCGGCGTCGAGGCCCTCCGGCAAACGGGACGCCGCCGCGACCTGGCGGGTCTGGTCCAGGCGAACACCGAAGAAATAGCTCTCCGGCAGTGGCGACTGGCCGCCGGCCTGGCGCAGGTCGTTGATCGCCGGAAGCAGCAGTTCAGGCATTTCCTGACGATGCAGGTCGAGGTTTTCCAGGTAGCGGCGCAGCACGTGCAGGGCGTTGCTCAGGGCCGCCAGCTGGACGTCACGCTCCTCGCCAGCGCCGGCCGGAATGTCGGTGGCCTGGTCCAGCAACTCCTGGGCCAGCAGCTCGGCCCCGGTCAGCTCGATCAGATTGAGGGTGCCACGCACCTGGTGCATGGCTTCCACCGCCTGCTGCAGCAGGCTGCCGTTCTGACGCTCGGCGATGAAGTGTTCGAGGCTCTGTTCAGCCTGCTCCATGGTGGCGAACAGTTCGTCGCGCACCAGCCCCAGCGAAGTGACTCCAGTGACCATGCCTCAGTGCGCCTCCCGCGCAAATGTGCGGTAACGCATCAGTCTGCGAACTCGGGCTTCTGTTTGCTCATATGGGCGGCCATGGCTACGCGCAGGTCGGCCGACTGCAGCATCGAGGCGTTCCAGGTGGCGACGTACTCAAGACCGTCGTCCACTCGGTGGTCGCGCATGTAGCGGATCATTTCCTTGGTGCCACGCACCGCGATGGGCGACTTGGCGGCGATCTGATGGGCAATGCCGAACACCCCATCGAGCAGGGCGTCCTGATCGGCATAGGTACGGTTCACCAGGCCGAGGCGCTGTGCCTCAGCGCCGTCGAGGGTGCGGCCGGTGTAGGCCAGTTCGCGCATCATGCCATCGCCGATGATGCGTGGCAGGCGCTGCAGGGTGCCGACGTCGGCGGCCATGCCGATGTCGATCTCCTTGATGGAGAACTGCGCATCCTGCGTGCAATAACGCATGTCGCAGGCCGAAATGAGGTCGATGGCGCCGCCCAGGCAATAGCCCTGGATGGCCGCGATCACCGGCTTGCTGCAGCTGTCGACGGCATTGAAGGAGGCCTGCAGCTCGAGGATCTTGCGCCGCAGGGTGCGCGCATTGCGCCCTGCGTCCGGGCCTAGCTGCGCGCCGACCGAAGCCAGCATCATCAGGTCGATGCCGGAGGAGAAATGCTTGCCGGCGCCCGAAAGCACCACGACCCGTACTTCGTCGTTGTCCTCGATATCGCGGAAGATCTCGATGATTTCTTTCCAGAAATCGGCATTCATCGCGTTGATCTTCTCGGGACGGTTGATCTGCACATGGGCGATCTTGTCTGCCAACTCTACGCGGAAGGCTTTGTAATCAGGCACGGGTCGGTCCTCGGCGTGCGCCATAGAAGGAAGGGTATTCAGGAAGCCCGGCAACTATAACAAGCACGAAGTAAATGTCGATGGCGCCCACTGTGACGCAGGCCACGCCATGCAATTGCCACTTCACACGGAAAAGCCGGCGCGGGCACTTGATCTGCCGCGACCGGACTGGCAATTTCCCTGCGCCTTCCAACAACTAGAAATCCAAGGATCACCTCGATGCCCGTCTCGTCCGCTGCAGCCCTCGGCCGCAACTTTCTCGGCAATTCGCCCCACTGGTACAAGCTGGCGATCATCGCGTTCCTGGTGCTGAACCCACTGCTGCTCTGGACGCTCGGGCCGGTCGTGTGCGCCTGGTTGCTGGTGGGCGAGTTCATCTTCACCCTGGCCATGGCGCTCAAGTGCCATCCGCTGCTGCCGGGTGGCCTGCTGGTCGTGGAGGCCCTGCTGCTCGGGCTGGCGACGCCCGAGGCGGTATACAAGGAGCTCGAGCACAACTTCCCGGTGCTCCTGCTGCTGATGTTCATGGTGGCGGGCATCTACTTCATGAAAGACCTGCTGCTCCTGCTGTTCTCCCGCCTGTTGCTCGGTTTACGCAGCAAGTCCCTGCTGTCCCTGATGTTCTGCTTGCTGGCGGCCTTTCTCTCGGCCTTTCTCGATGCCCTGACGGTGACCGCCGTGATCATCAGCGTCGCCCTGGGCTTTTATGCCGTGTACCACCGGGTCGCCTCCGGCAAGGGCGCAAGCGATGACCATAGCCATGACTCGGACCACGAGGTCATCCACCTGCACCGCGAGGACCTGGAGACCTTCCGCGCCTTCCTGCGCAGCCTGCTGATGCATGCCGCCGTGGGCACGGCCCTGGGCGGAGTCTGCACCCTGGTGGGCGAGCCGCAGAACCTGCTGATCGGCCACGAGGCCGGCTGGCACTTCAAGGACTTCTTCCTCAAGATGGCGCCGGTGTCCCTGCCGGTACTGGCGGCCGGCCTGCTGACCTGCGCGCTGCTGGAGAAGGTCCGCTGGTTCGGCTATGGCGCCGAGCTGCCGGACAGCGTACGCCAGGTCCTGGCCGATTTCGCCCGGGAAGAAAACGCCCAGCGCACCCCGTTCCAGCGCATGGCGCTGCTGGTGCAAGGCGCGGCGGCGCTGATCCTCATCGTCAGCCTGGCCCTGCACGTCGCCGAAGTGGGGCTTATCGGCCTGCTGGTGATCGTGCTGATCACCAGCTTCAGCGGCATCACCGACGAGCACCAGATCGGCCGCGCCTTCCAGGACGCCATGCCCTTCACCGCACTGCTGGTGGCCTTCTTCGCGGTGGTCGCGGTCATCCAGCAACAGCACCTGTTCACCCCGATCATCCACGCCGTGCTGGCGCTGCCGACGGACCAGCAGCCGGGCATGCTGTTCATCGCCAACGGACTGCTCTCGGCCATCAGCGACAACGTCTTCGTCGCCACCATCTACATCACCGAAGTGAAGAATGCGCTCGACGCCGGGGACATGACCCGCGAACACTTCGACACCCTGGCGGTGGCCATCAACACCGGTACCAACCTGCCCAGCGTAGCCACCCCGAACGGCCAGGCGGCCTTCCTCTTCCTGCTCACCTCCTCCATCGCGCCGCTGGTGCGCCTGTCCTACGGGCGCATGGTGTGGATGGCGCTGCCTTATACCCTCGTGATGGGTGCGCTCGGCTGGTGGGGCGTCAGCCATTGGCTTTGACGATGGTTTCCGCCTGCACCCGGTTACGCCACTGGCGCCAGGTGTAGAGCGGAATGCCGGCCATCAACACGAGGAAGCCCCAGAAGATGGCCTCCTCGCCGGTGCCGTACAGCGCCCAGATGGAGTAGATGAAGCCCAGCACGCCGATGGCCACCAGCCTGCCGCGCTCGCCTTCGGAGAAATTGCCGGGCTTCACCGCCAGTTGCTGGAGCAGCGCGGCGGTGCAGAAGGCATAGGGGACCACGCCGGTCATGGTGCCGAGCAGGATGATCACGTTGAACACATCCACCAGGTCGCCTTGCCCATCCACCAGCACCAGCGCAGTGACCAGCACGCCGGACACCAGCAGGCCGTGGGCCGGCACGTCGTGCTTGTTGGTCTTCGCGAAGGATTCCGGCAGCAGCCCGTCACGGGCGGTGGCCAAGGGAATCTGTCCCTGCAGCAGCACCCAGCCGTTGAGCGCACCGAGACAAGCAATCACCGCGCCCCCCGCCACCAGGTGGTAGCCCCACTCCCCGACCAGTACACGTGCCGCGTCGGCGAATGGCGCAGTGGAGCGCGTCAGGACCTCGGGCGGCAACACGCCCTGCACGGCGGTGATGGACAACATGTACACGCCGGCCGCCACCAGGGTGCCGAACACCGTGGCACGGGGAATGGTGCGCTGCGGGTCGTCGACATGGTCCGCCGGGACCGTGGCCGACTCCAGGCCGATGAAGGACCAGAGGGTCAGCGCCGCCGTGGTGGCGATGGCCTGGGCGTAGCCACCCACGCCCCGGGGAAGCTCACTCACCTCGGGAATGCGCAAGTGCTCGGGATTGAAGGAGAACCAGCCGAGCACCCCCACCAGCAGCAGCGGCACCAGCTTGAGTACCGTAAGCAGGTTCTGCGCCAGGCCGAACGCGCCGATGCCGCGCAGATTGATCAGGGTACAGAGCCAGATGGCGCCAATGGCGGTGGACACCATCAGCACCGGGTCACGCAGCGCCGGAATGAACACTTGCAGGTAACCCACCAGGGTCACGGAGATCGCGGCGTTGCCGATCCACGCCGCCTTCCAGTAGGTCCAGGCGCAGAGGTAGCCGGCGAAATTGCCAAAGCCGTCGCGGGTGTAGGCATAAGGGCCGCCGGCCGACGGGCTGAGCCGCGCCAGGCGGGCAAAGGTCAGGGCCAGGATCACCGCCCCGGTGCTGGAAATCAGCCAGCCGAACAGGCTGAGGCCCCCGTAGGCGGCGAGGCTGGAAGGCAGCAGGAACACCCCTGAACCAATCATGTTGCCCACCACCAGGGCGGTGCAGGTCCAGAACCCCATGCTGCCGCGCGACTTCGCCCGATCCGCTGTCGCCATCGTGTCCCCCGCCGGCCGGTTT contains:
- the sohB gene encoding protease SohB; this translates as MEFIAEYAGFLARTVTVLVAILVVLVAIAALRGRNRRVASGHLDVRKLNDFYKDLRERLEHSVLDKAHLKAARKAEAKAAKQLKKSAEQKPRVFVLDFDGDIKASATDHLRHEVTALLSMATDKDEVVVRLESGGGMVHSYGLASSQLARIRDAGIPLTVCVDKVAASGGYMMACIGQKILAAPFSIIGSIGVVAQLPNVHRLLKKHDIDFEVLTAGEYKRTLTVFGENTDKGRQKFQEDLETTHELFKGFVSRYRPQLNMAEIATGEVWLGMAALEKQLVDELRTSDEYLAGRARDAELYHLHFAARKSLQERVGLAASVAIDRVLLNWWSRLVQQRFWQ
- a CDS encoding histidine phosphatase family protein, with the translated sequence MGSIYLIRHGQASFGADDYDVLSPVGIRQAEVLGAHLAQLGVRLDRCYSGDLRRQQHTAQAALAQLDAGGFGAPAIQVDPAFNEFDADAVIRALLPDLLPEEPEALHVLRNAAQHRAEFQRLFSTLVLRWVSGEHDKPGLQSWQSFVEQVRGGLERILAEADSKQNIAVFTSGGTITALLHLVAGIPAANAFDLNWQIVNTSLNRLKFRGSEVTLASFNSHVHLELLKAPELITYR
- a CDS encoding SCP2 sterol-binding domain-containing protein, which produces MTNVADIVKTMQSKFNAGAAAGLDLVFQFNIEDGDNHYLVVKDGTCDVQQGDAENPNVTLIMDSATLVGIVSGETDGMQAFMAGKLRAEGDMMLAMKLGELFPV
- a CDS encoding phosphotransferase family protein, which gives rise to MALTDQSTRIREGEELDAAVIDRYLKATIPGLTGTPRISQFPGGASNLTYLLEYPDQEFVLRRPPFGRKVKSAHDMGREFRILNQLNAGFPYCPKAYVHCTDESVIGAEFYVMERVKGVILRADLPADMTLDEGQARELCLSFIDKLVDLHNVDYNACGLGDLGKPEGYVQRQIAGWSDRYEKALTPDAPTWEPVKAWLRDKMPADHHKPAIVHNDYRFDNVILDPANPLKIIGVLDWELTTIGDPLMDLGNTLAYWIEAKDPAPVQLMRRQPSHLPGMLTRREFADYYAERAGLPPIDNLDFYYTYGLFRLAGIVQQIYYRYFHGQTQDKRFAQFIHMNKLLEQMSLQVINQSRL
- a CDS encoding SDR family oxidoreductase — translated: MSKTNLFDLDGKIAFVSGASRGIGEAIAKLLAQQGAHVIVSSRKIEGCQAVADAIIADGGKATAIACHIGEMEQIQSVFAQIREQFGRLDILVNNAATNPQFCNVLETDLSAFQKTVDVNIRGYYFMSVEGGKLMKQNGGGNIINVASINGVSPGEFQGIYSVTKAAVISMTKVFAKECAQFGIRCNALLPGLTDTKFASALVKNDAIRNIALQRIPLKRVADPSEMAGAVLYLASDASSYTTGVALNVDGGFLS
- a CDS encoding TSUP family transporter; this translates as MPFELAVDPATLAILAAVAFLAGFIDAIAGGGGLLTIPALLTAGLPPHLVLGTNKLCATFGSATASYTFYRRKLFEPSKWRNALIATAVGAALGAVIAHWLPAEWLNQMLPVVVFGCGLYLLFGKTPDVAHSQDAPISRGRQWPQGLGLGFYDGVAGPGTGAFWTVSGLLLYPLDLVRASGVARSMNFVSNAMALAVFIAAGQVAWALGISMGLALMAGAFLGARTAIQGGAKFIRPVFILVVLALTARLVWQHWIG
- the nudC gene encoding NAD(+) diphosphatase, with the protein product MAGPRWQPGLLDVATPGGWAVAHCRQQFLADSNGVLFPREWLKRQELPLLAEHGIGRFDGDAIYLLELAQPAEVAGCCWQGLRQVMLQGDADIFRMLGYASQIGTWADQHRFCGSCGQRMEPVPGERAMRCPSCDVHHYPRLSPSMIVLVSRGDELLLARSPRFVSGVYSTLAGFVEPGESVEACVAREVREEVGVEIGNIQYIASQNWPFPHSLMLGFHAEYRSGDIVPQPGEIEDARWFPVDALPPLPAQRSIARYLIDLYVARRLGLADPVLPD
- a CDS encoding ferrous iron transporter B; protein product: MVTGVTSLGLVRDELFATMEQAEQSLEHFIAERQNGSLLQQAVEAMHQVRGTLNLIELTGAELLAQELLDQATDIPAGAGEERDVQLAALSNALHVLRRYLENLDLHRQEMPELLLPAINDLRQAGGQSPLPESYFFGVRLDQTRQVAAASRLPEGLDADALARRFRQAYQQGLLGFLRGQKVPSALRTMERALGGLERLFAGQPRGRLCWIGAAAIESQLDGQLLARKSRKQLFSRLDRELKLLLANAAYEAPRSLQKELLYLVALADSRGARSREVREVFGMTALPFTDQLLEQEYQRLSGPGQAVMRSLSSAIFEELNGVKDLIDLIERGTAPTESYENLCSLLGKLAKTLVMVGLNSPGNALQAQLPMVAAWSAAAPVEAGELLRLADAVLYVESMVAGLDSGARRGARQAAEPGHEAESFANHQLAEARIVVLDEAQAGLALAKRAITAYLESNGDKLHLANVPVSLQAVRGGLWFLGQERAAGLVGACGEYIQQQMLETSLMPSEQMLETLADALTSLEYYLEGGAGLRRGFQTDVLDLAANSVRALGLPVAA
- a CDS encoding crotonase/enoyl-CoA hydratase family protein, which translates into the protein MPDYKAFRVELADKIAHVQINRPEKINAMNADFWKEIIEIFRDIEDNDEVRVVVLSGAGKHFSSGIDLMMLASVGAQLGPDAGRNARTLRRKILELQASFNAVDSCSKPVIAAIQGYCLGGAIDLISACDMRYCTQDAQFSIKEIDIGMAADVGTLQRLPRIIGDGMMRELAYTGRTLDGAEAQRLGLVNRTYADQDALLDGVFGIAHQIAAKSPIAVRGTKEMIRYMRDHRVDDGLEYVATWNASMLQSADLRVAMAAHMSKQKPEFAD
- the nhaB gene encoding sodium/proton antiporter NhaB, translating into MPVSSAAALGRNFLGNSPHWYKLAIIAFLVLNPLLLWTLGPVVCAWLLVGEFIFTLAMALKCHPLLPGGLLVVEALLLGLATPEAVYKELEHNFPVLLLLMFMVAGIYFMKDLLLLLFSRLLLGLRSKSLLSLMFCLLAAFLSAFLDALTVTAVIISVALGFYAVYHRVASGKGASDDHSHDSDHEVIHLHREDLETFRAFLRSLLMHAAVGTALGGVCTLVGEPQNLLIGHEAGWHFKDFFLKMAPVSLPVLAAGLLTCALLEKVRWFGYGAELPDSVRQVLADFAREENAQRTPFQRMALLVQGAAALILIVSLALHVAEVGLIGLLVIVLITSFSGITDEHQIGRAFQDAMPFTALLVAFFAVVAVIQQQHLFTPIIHAVLALPTDQQPGMLFIANGLLSAISDNVFVATIYITEVKNALDAGDMTREHFDTLAVAINTGTNLPSVATPNGQAAFLFLLTSSIAPLVRLSYGRMVWMALPYTLVMGALGWWGVSHWL